One part of the Candidatus Borreliella tachyglossi genome encodes these proteins:
- a CDS encoding flagellar basal body P-ring protein FlgI, translating into MIKLIVFIVLSLKIIFSSFAQENQPLKSFSDENNTSNKSNEKIKLKDLAEIQPANTVVLTGIGIVAGLTGKGDSLRGKEILNKALTRIGINEIDLTNIESKNIALVSVELKINGNMVKGTSKNVYIASILDSKDLTNGILLKTELKDETEKVIATASGSIIIQEKSKGTGYILNGATIHENNYYSNYNIILKKEDYTLADSISKKLTSKDIKNNIKSGNIIEIEAKNIELLSEIEKIEIETSPKVLINEQHKIIMASSNAEIGPLILSIERDIKKSLSNKNNEKVTVEIQKMKLNEFISKNSNTFSNEELIQIIKASKKINKLNGELILEEQK; encoded by the coding sequence ATGATAAAATTGATAGTATTCATTGTATTAAGTTTAAAAATAATTTTTAGTTCATTCGCACAAGAAAATCAACCTCTCAAAAGCTTCTCTGATGAGAACAATACTTCCAACAAATCAAACGAAAAAATAAAATTAAAAGATCTTGCAGAAATACAGCCTGCCAATACAGTTGTATTAACAGGAATTGGAATAGTAGCCGGCCTTACTGGAAAAGGCGACTCTTTGAGAGGCAAAGAAATTCTAAATAAAGCTTTAACCAGAATAGGAATAAATGAAATAGACTTAACCAATATAGAGAGCAAAAACATCGCCTTAGTAAGTGTAGAGCTCAAAATAAATGGCAATATGGTTAAAGGCACAAGCAAAAATGTTTATATAGCATCTATACTAGATTCAAAAGACTTAACAAATGGTATACTTTTAAAAACAGAATTGAAAGATGAGACAGAAAAAGTAATAGCAACCGCATCAGGCTCAATAATAATCCAAGAAAAATCGAAAGGTACAGGATACATACTAAACGGCGCAACAATACATGAAAATAATTATTACTCTAATTACAATATTATCCTAAAAAAGGAAGATTACACCTTAGCAGATTCAATAAGTAAAAAGCTAACAAGCAAAGACATAAAAAATAATATAAAGTCAGGGAACATAATAGAAATAGAAGCCAAAAATATTGAACTGCTAAGCGAGATTGAAAAAATAGAAATAGAAACCTCTCCGAAGGTTCTAATAAACGAACAGCACAAAATTATTATGGCAAGCAGTAATGCAGAGATAGGTCCTCTTATTCTTTCAATTGAAAGAGACATAAAAAAATCACTAAGCAATAAAAATAATGAAAAAGTAACAGTCGAAATACAAAAGATGAAATTAAATGAATTTATATCAAAAAATTCAAACACATTCAGCAATGAAGAATTAATACAAATAATTAAAGCATCTAAAAAAATTAATAAATTAAATGGAGAACTAATTTTGGAGGAACAAAAATGA
- a CDS encoding divergent polysaccharide deacetylase family protein, which yields MNIENISIFLVKNKIKITILVILITAFMALILLFSSLVYIRQNAKKLNVSFKEKLERIRKENLMKNKNPLNNNSLKPEFYLIIDDVGYDNFMLEEFMKIDLNINFAIIPFLPKSLQSYQKLISQDKIIMLHFPMQSKHKNSIEKFHININDNELAIRTKIGKAFKEYPNTKIMNNHMGSLITSNEDIMKIILIKLKEDNRYFFDSLTTKESMSGKAGKNLGIRVEQRDIFLDNENNEKAIIKELERAKQIARMKGVVKVIGHIWSKNTLKILKQESENLKQEFEFKNLLNLYEKEDNNESAWDRNLMR from the coding sequence ATGAATATTGAGAATATTTCTATTTTTTTAGTAAAGAATAAAATAAAAATCACAATATTAGTAATTCTTATTACAGCCTTTATGGCATTAATTTTGCTCTTTTCTAGTCTCGTATACATAAGACAAAATGCAAAAAAACTCAATGTAAGTTTTAAGGAAAAATTAGAAAGAATTAGAAAAGAAAATTTAATGAAAAATAAAAACCCCCTTAATAATAACTCCTTAAAACCTGAATTTTATCTCATAATCGATGATGTTGGGTATGACAATTTTATGCTAGAAGAATTTATGAAAATTGATTTAAATATTAACTTCGCAATTATCCCTTTTCTACCCAAATCACTGCAATCTTATCAAAAATTAATCAGTCAAGACAAAATTATAATGCTTCATTTTCCAATGCAGTCAAAGCATAAGAATTCAATAGAAAAATTTCACATAAACATTAATGATAACGAACTTGCAATACGAACAAAAATTGGAAAGGCATTCAAAGAATATCCTAATACAAAAATAATGAATAACCATATGGGAAGCCTCATTACCTCCAACGAAGATATAATGAAAATTATTTTAATCAAACTTAAAGAAGATAACAGGTACTTCTTCGACAGCTTAACCACCAAGGAAAGCATGTCCGGAAAGGCAGGAAAAAATCTGGGAATCAGGGTAGAGCAAAGAGACATATTTCTTGATAATGAGAATAACGAAAAAGCAATAATTAAAGAGCTAGAGAGAGCAAAACAAATAGCTAGAATGAAGGGAGTTGTCAAAGTAATAGGCCATATTTGGTCAAAAAATACTCTTAAAATACTCAAACAAGAATCAGAAAACCTAAAGCAAGAATTTGAATTTAAAAATTTACTAAACCTTTATGAGAAAGAGGACAATAATGAAAGTGCTTGGGATAGAAACCTCATGCGATGA
- the flgG gene encoding flagellar basal-body rod protein FlgG, translating to MMRALWTAASGMKAQQYNVDTIANNLSNIDTTGFKKIRAEFEDLVYQTQRRAGTPATEDTVRPLGNQVGHGTKVSATHRIFEQGKLKVTNLNTDVAIEGDGFYKMLLPDGTYGYTRDGSFKIDANGDLVTSQGYKLLPEISFPEEYIKDSITISQEGIISVKVNGDTDPVELGQIEIVRFVNPAGLIAIGSNAFKETIGSGEEISGTPGSDGMGRLRQGILEMSNISIAEEMVAMIVAQRAYEINSKAIQTSDNMLGIANNLKR from the coding sequence ATGATGAGAGCACTCTGGACCGCAGCTAGCGGCATGAAGGCACAACAATATAATGTAGACACAATTGCTAATAATCTTTCAAATATAGACACCACGGGTTTTAAAAAAATAAGAGCTGAGTTTGAAGACCTAGTATATCAGACCCAAAGAAGAGCGGGAACTCCTGCAACTGAGGATACGGTACGACCTCTTGGAAATCAGGTTGGTCATGGAACAAAAGTATCAGCAACACATAGGATTTTTGAACAAGGAAAACTGAAAGTCACCAATTTGAATACCGATGTCGCAATTGAAGGTGACGGATTCTACAAAATGCTCCTACCAGACGGAACTTACGGATATACCAGAGACGGTTCATTTAAAATTGACGCCAATGGAGATCTTGTAACAAGTCAAGGATACAAATTATTGCCTGAGATATCCTTTCCTGAGGAATATATAAAAGACTCTATTACAATATCTCAAGAAGGAATAATATCTGTAAAAGTTAATGGTGATACTGATCCGGTTGAACTTGGACAAATAGAGATTGTAAGATTCGTAAATCCAGCAGGTCTTATTGCAATTGGAAGCAATGCATTTAAAGAAACAATCGGTTCTGGAGAAGAAATATCAGGAACCCCAGGAAGCGATGGGATGGGTAGATTAAGACAAGGCATTCTTGAAATGTCAAATATATCAATTGCAGAAGAAATGGTAGCAATGATCGTTGCACAGAGAGCTTATGAGATAAACTCAAAGGCAATTCAGACCTCAGATAATATGCTAGGGATTGCTAATAACTTAAAGAGGTAG
- a CDS encoding flagellar hook-basal body protein, with protein MVRGIYTAASGMMTQRHRLDVIANNLANIDLTGFKKDLSIQRAFPELLIRRLNDDGLYKFPKGYLEIAPVVGKLGVGVEENEIYTSFAQGPIKITGNPLDLALTDVGFFVVQTPEGERYTRNGSFTLGREGILVTKDGYPVIGEKGYVYLKDNNFKIIDGGKIFHNATFEGNPKRLVSEHENSWENYELLDTLRIVNFEKPRFLRKQGSSLWNRTEVSGEAKDVTMDLRPKIKTGALEGSNVNAINEMVLMIEVNRAYEANQKTIQTEDALLGKLINEIGKF; from the coding sequence ATGGTAAGAGGGATTTATACTGCTGCTAGTGGTATGATGACACAAAGACATAGGTTAGATGTTATTGCTAACAACTTAGCAAATATTGACCTTACGGGATTCAAAAAAGATTTATCCATTCAGAGGGCCTTTCCTGAGTTGCTCATTAGGCGACTTAATGACGATGGTCTTTACAAGTTTCCTAAAGGTTACCTTGAGATAGCGCCCGTCGTTGGCAAGCTTGGTGTGGGGGTTGAAGAGAATGAAATATATACTTCCTTTGCACAAGGTCCAATAAAGATAACAGGCAATCCTCTTGACCTAGCATTAACTGATGTAGGGTTTTTTGTTGTGCAAACACCAGAAGGTGAAAGATATACAAGAAACGGTTCTTTTACACTTGGAAGAGAAGGCATACTTGTTACAAAAGATGGATATCCTGTTATTGGAGAGAAAGGATATGTATATTTGAAAGACAATAACTTTAAAATAATAGACGGGGGGAAAATATTTCATAATGCAACATTTGAAGGAAACCCCAAAAGGCTTGTAAGTGAACATGAAAACTCTTGGGAAAATTATGAACTTCTTGATACTTTAAGGATTGTAAATTTTGAAAAACCAAGATTTTTAAGAAAACAGGGTAGCTCACTTTGGAACAGAACTGAAGTATCTGGGGAAGCTAAAGATGTTACAATGGATTTACGGCCCAAGATTAAAACTGGTGCTTTGGAGGGTTCAAATGTAAACGCCATTAACGAAATGGTATTAATGATTGAAGTTAATCGAGCTTATGAGGCAAATCAAAAAACAATACAAACCGAGGATGCGCTCCTTGGTAAATTAATTAACGAAATTGGTAAATTTTAA
- a CDS encoding ribosomal-processing cysteine protease Prp, producing MINVLIKTRKNIIVYILANGHAKGSACVNVVCSSFSFILRTFLSVLDCEEEVFIVDNSLRGYLEFKAYFEDLSKESLLYHSIFLIRGISDLCFEYPCDIKLILEEMDGNK from the coding sequence GTGATCAATGTTTTAATAAAGACTCGTAAAAATATAATTGTTTATATTTTAGCTAATGGACATGCTAAGGGAAGTGCTTGTGTTAATGTGGTTTGTTCTTCCTTTTCTTTTATTTTAAGGACTTTTTTGAGCGTTCTTGATTGTGAGGAGGAAGTTTTTATTGTAGATAATTCTTTAAGGGGTTATTTGGAATTTAAGGCTTATTTTGAGGATTTGAGTAAGGAGAGTCTTTTATATCATAGTATATTCTTGATAAGGGGTATATCAGATTTGTGTTTTGAATATCCTTGTGATATTAAATTAATCTTGGAGGAAATGGATGGCAACAAGTAA
- a CDS encoding rod-binding protein, whose product MINKINLQALGTKNLEYRIDQTNKHKDNNELYKAALEFEAIFVNQMLKSMKNSLNKENNLLNGGQTEEIFEDMLYLESAKQIAKSKSFGLTNLICDQLSEINNLKK is encoded by the coding sequence ATGATAAACAAGATTAACCTACAAGCATTGGGTACAAAAAATCTAGAATACAGAATAGATCAAACAAATAAACATAAAGACAATAATGAACTCTATAAAGCCGCATTAGAATTTGAGGCAATATTTGTCAATCAAATGCTTAAAAGCATGAAAAATTCCCTAAATAAAGAGAATAATTTGTTAAATGGTGGTCAAACAGAAGAAATTTTTGAAGACATGCTTTATTTAGAAAGCGCAAAACAAATAGCAAAATCCAAAAGTTTTGGGCTTACTAATTTAATCTGTGATCAATTATCAGAGATTAATAATCTTAAGAAATAA
- a CDS encoding sigma-70 family RNA polymerase sigma factor, translating into MNIFSNEDLNLYLKSVREHRLITHEEEIELAEQIKRGDMKAKNKMINANLRLVLKIIKRYAGKGLKVEDLIQEGNLGLIRAAEKYDPSKNTKFSTYASFWIKQSLQRALNTKTRLVKVPYRKENLILQINKYLMEEEKSPKKEDIMDKFNLTPSQYIKIIPYLEKEYSLDKEIEGSENSTLLNLYEDNSFNPESTLEQNSTLKHLNHILETKLNDKERYIIRKRYNLDNSDKKSTLKDISNELGISSETVRQIEKRVLKKLREELYQ; encoded by the coding sequence GTGAATATATTTAGTAATGAAGATTTAAACCTATATTTAAAATCTGTACGAGAACACAGATTAATAACCCATGAAGAAGAGATTGAACTTGCAGAGCAGATTAAACGTGGCGACATGAAAGCCAAAAATAAAATGATAAACGCTAATTTACGTCTTGTATTAAAAATCATTAAAAGATATGCTGGAAAAGGTTTGAAAGTTGAAGATTTAATACAAGAAGGAAATTTGGGTCTAATCAGAGCCGCTGAAAAATACGATCCAAGCAAGAATACCAAATTTTCAACCTATGCTTCATTTTGGATTAAGCAGTCTCTTCAAAGAGCGCTCAACACCAAAACAAGGCTTGTAAAAGTGCCGTACAGAAAAGAGAATTTAATACTACAAATAAACAAGTACCTGATGGAGGAAGAAAAATCACCAAAAAAAGAAGATATAATGGATAAATTCAACCTAACTCCTTCCCAATATATAAAAATCATTCCTTATCTTGAAAAAGAATACTCTCTTGACAAGGAAATTGAAGGGTCTGAGAATTCCACTCTCTTAAACCTTTATGAAGATAATTCTTTCAATCCTGAAAGTACCCTTGAGCAAAATTCTACCCTAAAACACCTCAATCATATATTAGAGACAAAGTTAAACGATAAAGAAAGATACATCATAAGAAAAAGATATAACCTAGACAATAGCGATAAAAAAAGCACTTTAAAAGACATTTCAAATGAGCTTGGAATATCTTCAGAAACTGTAAGACAAATTGAAAAGAGGGTACTCAAAAAGCTTAGAGAAGAACTTTATCAATAA
- a CDS encoding pyridoxamine kinase: MKKVLAMHDISTMGRTSLTMCIPIISSFNMQVCPFVTAVLSATTAYKEFEIIDLTNELEKFILSWKNQNENFDIFYSGFLGSNNQQKIIENMFKLLNFEKIIIDPVFGDDGLLYPIFDQKIVSGFKSLIKHADIITPNITELRMLTKTEEIKNKDDIIKAILSLEINGITVVTSVEKENLIGTVVYNPKTKEYSEFFLEKLSQTFSGTGDLFASLLIGYLEELEIEHALEKATKVIHSIIKYSIKNNISKKEGIQIEQFLRNTF, translated from the coding sequence ATGAAAAAAGTATTAGCTATGCATGATATTTCAACTATGGGGCGCACATCACTGACAATGTGTATACCCATTATATCATCATTTAATATGCAAGTTTGCCCATTTGTAACTGCAGTTCTCTCAGCAACAACAGCTTACAAAGAATTTGAAATAATAGATTTAACAAATGAACTAGAAAAGTTTATTTTGTCTTGGAAAAATCAAAATGAAAACTTTGATATATTCTATAGTGGATTTCTTGGTAGCAATAATCAGCAAAAAATCATAGAAAATATGTTTAAGCTGTTAAATTTTGAAAAAATAATAATTGATCCTGTATTTGGAGACGATGGCCTCCTCTATCCTATTTTTGACCAAAAAATCGTGAGTGGATTTAAAAGCTTAATAAAACACGCAGACATAATAACACCCAACATAACAGAACTTAGGATGCTAACCAAAACTGAAGAGATAAAAAATAAGGACGACATAATAAAAGCCATATTAAGCCTTGAAATAAACGGCATAACTGTAGTTACAAGCGTAGAGAAGGAAAATCTTATTGGAACCGTTGTTTACAATCCAAAAACAAAAGAATATTCAGAGTTTTTTTTAGAAAAGCTAAGTCAAACCTTCAGTGGTACAGGCGATTTATTTGCTAGTCTACTAATAGGGTACCTAGAGGAATTGGAAATAGAGCATGCTTTAGAAAAAGCAACTAAGGTAATTCATTCAATAATTAAATATTCTATCAAGAACAATATTTCTAAAAAAGAAGGCATACAAATTGAACAGTTTTTAAGAAATACTTTCTAA
- the tsaD gene encoding tRNA (adenosine(37)-N6)-threonylcarbamoyltransferase complex transferase subunit TsaD — protein MKVLGIETSCDDCCAGIVEDGVKILSNIKLSQDEHKKYYGVVPEIASRLHTEFIMSVCQKAITTAQIDTSSIDLIAVTSKPGLIGSLIVGVNFAKGLSIALKKPLICIDHILGHLYSPLMAEEIEYPFLSLILSGGHTILAKQNNFDDVQILGRTLDDSCGEAFDKVAKYYDMGFPGGPNIEKLAKSGNEHAFNFPTSTCEKRENWYDFSYSGLKTACIHQLKRFKANGEYITKNNIAASFQRVAFENLINPIKRAIKTTNIKNLIISGGVASNLYLREKIKNLEVVAYYPPIDLCTDNGAMIAGIGYHMYLKYGSSSLETDAHSRIENYKYQRQVKL, from the coding sequence ATGAAAGTGCTTGGGATAGAAACCTCATGCGATGATTGCTGTGCGGGCATCGTAGAAGATGGTGTTAAAATTTTAAGCAATATTAAGCTCAGCCAAGACGAACATAAAAAATACTATGGTGTAGTGCCAGAGATCGCCTCAAGGCTACATACAGAATTCATTATGTCTGTCTGCCAAAAGGCTATAACAACTGCTCAAATAGATACATCATCAATTGATTTAATAGCAGTAACCTCTAAACCAGGGCTTATTGGCTCTTTAATCGTTGGTGTAAACTTTGCCAAGGGCTTGTCAATTGCCCTTAAGAAGCCCTTAATTTGCATTGACCATATTTTAGGTCATCTTTATTCTCCTTTAATGGCTGAGGAAATAGAATATCCATTTCTATCTCTAATCTTAAGTGGTGGTCATACAATACTTGCAAAACAAAACAACTTCGATGATGTTCAAATACTCGGTCGTACTCTTGATGATTCTTGCGGAGAAGCGTTTGACAAGGTAGCAAAATACTATGACATGGGATTTCCAGGAGGTCCAAACATAGAAAAATTAGCCAAAAGCGGCAATGAACATGCATTTAATTTTCCAACTTCAACTTGTGAAAAACGAGAAAATTGGTATGACTTCTCATACTCAGGTCTCAAAACAGCATGTATACATCAACTTAAAAGATTTAAAGCCAACGGTGAATATATAACAAAAAATAATATTGCAGCGAGTTTCCAAAGAGTGGCTTTTGAAAATTTAATCAACCCGATTAAAAGAGCAATCAAGACTACTAACATAAAAAACCTAATAATATCTGGAGGCGTTGCTAGTAACCTTTACTTAAGAGAGAAAATCAAAAATCTGGAAGTAGTAGCTTACTATCCCCCAATAGACCTTTGTACAGATAATGGTGCAATGATTGCAGGAATTGGGTATCATATGTACTTAAAATACGGATCAAGCTCACTTGAAACCGATGCACATTCAAGGATAGAAAACTATAAATATCAAAGGCAAGTAAAATTATGA
- the rplU gene encoding 50S ribosomal protein L21 has translation MYALLEIKGKQYKAIMGEILKIDKIDSSEGEKLEFSNVMLVNKGGNVKIGKPYVLESCVKCTYMENKKDKKVISYRYRRRKSSERKIGHRQPYSYVLVDDIV, from the coding sequence ATGTATGCATTGTTAGAAATAAAGGGTAAACAGTATAAAGCTATTATGGGAGAAATTTTAAAGATAGATAAGATTGATTCTAGTGAAGGTGAGAAATTAGAATTTAGTAATGTAATGCTTGTAAATAAGGGTGGGAATGTAAAGATAGGTAAACCTTATGTTTTGGAATCTTGTGTGAAATGTACTTATATGGAAAACAAGAAGGACAAAAAGGTTATCTCTTATAGATATAGGAGAAGAAAGTCTAGTGAGCGAAAAATTGGACATCGCCAGCCTTATTCTTATGTTTTGGTTGACGATATAGTTTAA
- the rpmA gene encoding 50S ribosomal protein L27 yields MATSKSGGSSKNGRDSISKRLGVKRSGGQFVKAGEIIVRQRGTKFHKGKNSGLGRDYTIYALKDGIVEFKTSRSRKYINIV; encoded by the coding sequence ATGGCAACAAGTAAAAGTGGTGGTAGTTCGAAGAATGGAAGAGATTCTATATCTAAGAGGCTTGGCGTTAAGCGAAGTGGTGGGCAATTTGTGAAAGCCGGAGAGATTATTGTAAGGCAGAGAGGTACAAAGTTTCATAAGGGAAAAAATTCTGGACTCGGTAGGGATTATACAATATATGCATTAAAAGATGGCATAGTGGAATTTAAAACTTCTAGGAGTCGGAAATATATAAATATTGTATAG
- a CDS encoding DUF2147 domain-containing protein produces the protein MDRRAWMVIFWLCCASFAYSEFKITEHTKDGSEVLGYWVGYNDDTNVKNSVIYVYKYNGKAYGRILNIIEDGNIHDVKNPSGSKVVGFEHLTTEGLDFMWGLKYFANNDKWDKGNIIDPKNGKIYSSEMSVDPETGNLITKGKVWIFGRSKVWTRANQDEIPKLDVKNIVPAPPVAEE, from the coding sequence ATGGACAGAAGGGCATGGATGGTTATATTTTGGCTTTGTTGTGCATCTTTTGCATACTCAGAATTTAAAATAACTGAGCATACAAAAGATGGTAGTGAAGTTTTAGGATATTGGGTTGGGTATAATGATGATACAAATGTTAAAAATTCTGTAATTTATGTTTATAAATACAATGGTAAAGCTTATGGTAGAATATTGAATATAATAGAAGATGGGAATATTCATGATGTTAAGAACCCTTCGGGTTCTAAAGTTGTAGGTTTTGAGCACTTGACAACCGAAGGGCTTGATTTTATGTGGGGACTTAAGTATTTTGCAAATAATGATAAGTGGGATAAGGGTAACATCATTGATCCTAAAAATGGTAAGATTTATAGTTCTGAGATGAGTGTAGATCCAGAAACTGGGAATCTTATTACTAAGGGTAAGGTGTGGATTTTTGGTAGAAGTAAGGTTTGGACAAGAGCTAATCAGGATGAAATACCAAAATTAGATGTGAAGAATATAGTGCCAGCTCCGCCTGTTGCAGAGGAATAA
- the obgE gene encoding GTPase ObgE encodes MHTFKDSLTVTVSSGDGGSGCVSFLREKFKAKGGPDGGDGGRGGNVIFRVKENLRSLSLYKNGQRLIAQNGKSGMGLRKSGATGEDLIIFVPPNTRIYDSSTGSVLLELSDFDDEFIALKGGRGGLGNANFKSSTKQAPRFAQPGEAGATLKLHLELFLIADIGFVGLPNAGKSSLISRVTASKSKVADYPFTTKIPHLGVLRRSHHDLIIADIPGIIEGASRGAGLGFEFLRHISKTKVLAFLIDVSRDDFLNTYDIIIDELRAYNEELLNKRRIIVANKLDLEGANENFKQLKNFLYGEKVLGISIYENRGIDELIREFFILAKICEN; translated from the coding sequence TTGCATACATTTAAAGACTCTTTAACTGTAACTGTGTCTTCAGGTGATGGCGGTTCAGGTTGTGTTTCTTTTTTGCGTGAAAAATTTAAGGCAAAGGGAGGACCTGATGGGGGCGATGGAGGAAGAGGTGGGAATGTAATTTTTAGGGTCAAGGAAAATCTTAGATCTTTGTCTCTTTATAAGAATGGTCAAAGACTTATTGCTCAGAATGGCAAGTCTGGAATGGGTTTGAGGAAGAGTGGAGCTACTGGAGAAGATTTAATTATTTTTGTTCCTCCGAATACTCGTATTTATGATTCTTCTACCGGCTCTGTTTTGTTGGAGCTTAGCGATTTTGATGATGAATTTATTGCTTTAAAGGGTGGAAGAGGTGGACTTGGAAATGCAAACTTTAAAAGTTCTACAAAGCAAGCTCCAAGATTTGCTCAACCCGGAGAAGCTGGAGCTACCTTAAAGCTACATCTTGAATTATTTTTAATAGCTGATATTGGGTTTGTTGGACTTCCTAATGCGGGCAAATCTTCTCTTATTTCTAGAGTTACTGCTTCAAAGTCAAAAGTTGCAGATTATCCTTTCACTACTAAAATACCTCATCTTGGTGTTCTTAGGCGTTCTCATCATGATTTGATAATTGCTGATATTCCTGGAATAATTGAGGGTGCAAGTCGAGGCGCGGGGCTTGGTTTTGAATTTTTGAGACATATTTCAAAGACCAAAGTTTTGGCTTTCTTAATTGATGTATCTAGGGATGACTTTTTGAATACCTATGATATCATTATTGATGAACTTAGGGCATATAATGAGGAACTCTTAAATAAGAGACGAATAATTGTTGCTAATAAACTTGATTTAGAAGGTGCAAATGAGAATTTTAAGCAATTGAAAAATTTTCTATATGGTGAAAAAGTTTTAGGAATTTCTATTTATGAGAATAGAGGAATAGATGAGCTTATTAGGGAATTTTTTATTTTAGCTAAAATTTGTGAAAATTAA
- the nadD gene encoding nicotinate (nicotinamide) nucleotide adenylyltransferase: MKIAVLGGTYNPVHIGHMFLAKEVEYFLDVERVIFVPTHKPVHKLIEGNVSVKDRIEMLKLAIQCEDRMLIDECDVANGGITYTIDTIVCMKSRYVDDDIYLVIGDDLFENFASWKNPEVIAESVNLVVVHRFYEERIISPFKHIYIDNKIFPISSSEIRSRIENGLPVDYLLPFSVLRYIQDNNLYIQGK; encoded by the coding sequence ATGAAAATAGCAGTATTGGGTGGTACTTATAACCCTGTACATATTGGGCATATGTTTTTGGCAAAGGAAGTAGAATATTTCCTGGATGTTGAGAGGGTAATATTTGTGCCTACTCATAAGCCTGTTCACAAGCTTATTGAAGGAAATGTTAGCGTTAAAGATAGAATAGAAATGCTTAAATTGGCAATACAGTGCGAGGATCGTATGTTGATAGATGAATGTGACGTAGCAAATGGTGGGATAACTTATACTATTGATACTATTGTTTGCATGAAGAGTAGATATGTTGATGATGATATTTACTTGGTCATTGGTGATGATCTTTTTGAAAATTTTGCTTCATGGAAAAATCCAGAGGTTATTGCTGAATCTGTCAATCTTGTAGTGGTTCACAGGTTTTATGAAGAAAGAATAATTAGCCCTTTTAAACATATTTATATTGATAATAAAATTTTTCCCATTTCCTCTTCAGAGATTAGAAGTAGAATTGAGAATGGATTACCTGTTGATTACTTGCTTCCCTTCAGTGTTTTAAGATATATTCAAGATAATAACTTATATATTCAAGGTAAATAG
- a CDS encoding adenine phosphoribosyltransferase — protein sequence MKDKTEYYDKFILKVPDFPKQGILFYDITNVLLKPEVYESLIEDVHSFYSLRRVDCIAAIESRGYLIGAPLALKMRLPLLLIRKEGKLPRQVLREEYELEYGVGSIEVHKDDVKQHSNILLVDDVLATGGTVKAAAVLLEKAGGIVSDIFCFIELLGINGRDVLEKYSFNTLVKYP from the coding sequence ATGAAAGATAAGACCGAATATTACGATAAATTTATTTTGAAAGTACCTGACTTTCCAAAACAGGGTATACTTTTTTATGATATTACTAACGTTTTGTTGAAACCAGAAGTGTATGAGTCTTTAATTGAAGATGTACATTCTTTTTACTCATTAAGAAGGGTTGATTGTATTGCCGCCATTGAATCGAGAGGGTACCTTATTGGTGCACCGTTAGCTTTAAAAATGCGACTGCCTCTTTTATTGATTCGAAAAGAAGGCAAGCTTCCAAGGCAGGTTTTGCGAGAAGAGTATGAACTTGAATATGGAGTTGGTAGTATTGAGGTGCATAAAGATGATGTTAAGCAGCACTCAAATATTTTATTAGTTGATGATGTTTTGGCTACTGGAGGCACTGTAAAGGCAGCCGCTGTGTTGCTTGAGAAGGCAGGTGGGATAGTATCTGATATATTTTGTTTCATTGAGCTTTTAGGGATTAATGGTAGAGATGTTTTGGAGAAGTATAGTTTTAATACTCTTGTTAAATATCCTTAA